The following coding sequences lie in one Metopolophium dirhodum isolate CAU chromosome 5, ASM1992520v1, whole genome shotgun sequence genomic window:
- the LOC132944657 gene encoding zinc finger MYM-type protein 1-like — translation MNDKEFSDFFNRKINYTSWIIQNSILEVCSNMTIITIISEIKYCGMYSIMCDEARSYKTEQLSICVRYIIPNSYNVCERFIGFYDVSNGRGAEHISIEILSVLKKFGISDIPLVAQTYDGANVMSGSTSGVQTRIRDSHPEAIFIHCMAHKLNLVVTNTCRTIKESNTFFNTLEAVYVHFSQPGKDKLLQDLQKSMQIKSLSISRLCETRWSCRLKNCKAVHNSFGVIVNILQNEINEDTNKEVAQAIGLLHMLKKMSFVLYLFIFEEILGIIDILSKKLQKKEGTIGNAVIEINAVIKTIQNMRNEKSFDVLWNNVIQFLLKHDIDDSHNTPGPGVIMSSKRKRNESIKLKSFHVSVTTGAGGNDICNQGVDMNRTENYKQYWCYHAYYAVLDAIIGHFELRFSKESLELANSIDNFIKLNMTKSMMFIDHYQALFSIDKEALRSEMTVAHNCAIQLKPNFGLEELKTIISKEVYPNIHSLLKVALILPISSASCERSFSAMRRIKNWTRTSMTQDRFGYLSVLHIERDIVNNLDLNIILDEYSKKDRRIDLIV, via the exons ATGAACGATAAAGAGTTTTCAGACTTTTTTAACagaaaaattaactatacaaGTTGGAttattcaaaatagtatacTTGAAGTTTGTTcaaatatgacaataattacTATCATTAGTGAAATAAAATACTGTGGAATGTACTCTATTATGTGTGATGAAGCAAG atCTTATAAAACAGAACAATTATCAATATGTGTTAGATACATTATTCCTAATAGCTATAATGTATGTGAACGATTTATTGGATTTTATGATGTATCAAATGGGAGAGGAGCCGAACATATTTCTATTGAAATTCTCTCTGTTCTAAAAAAATTTGGCATTTCTGATATTCCTCTTGTGGCACAAACATATGATGGTGCAAACGTTATGTCAGGATCCACATCTGGTGTTCAAACTAGAATAAGAGACTCTCACCCTGAAGCAATTTTCATTCATTGTATGGCCCATAAATTGAATTTGGTTGTAACAAATACTTGTAGAACTATTAAG GAATCTAATACCTTTTTTAATACTCTAGAAGCAGTTTATGTGCATTTTTCACAGCCTGGCAAAGATAAGCTATTACAAGATTTACAGAAATCCAtgcaaataaaatcattatcgATTTCTAGATTATGTGAAACGCGGTGGTCTTGTCGTCTTAAAAATTGTAAAGCAGTACATAATAGTTTTGgtgtaatagtaaatattttacaaaatgaaataaatgaaGATACAAACAAAGAAGTGGCTCAAGCAattg GTCTTCTgcacatgttaaaaaaaatgtcattcgtattatatttgttcatttttgaagaaatcttaggaataatagatatattgagtaaaaaattgcaaaaaaaagaaGGAACAATTGGAAATGCTGTTATTGAAATTAATGCTGtgataaaaacaattcaaaatatgagAAATGAAAAATCATTTGATGTCTTATGGAATAATGTGATCCAGTTTTTATTGAAACATGATATTGATGATTCACATAATACACCTGGACCTG gTGTAATTATGTCATCAAAAAGAAAACGAAACGAATctattaaacttaaaagtttTCATGTGTCTGTTACAACTGGTGCTGGAGGAAATGACATCTGTAATCAAGGTGTTGACATGAATAGAACAGaaaactataaacaatattgGTGTTATCATGCATATTATGCTGTATTGGATGCAATTATAGGCCACTTTGAGTTAAGGTTTTCAAAAGAGAGTTTGGAACTTGCAAATTCAAtagataatttcattaaattaaatatgactaAAAGCATGATGTTTATTGATCATTACCAA gcaTTGTTTTCTATTGATAAAGAAGCATTACGTTCTGAAATGACTGTAGCACACAACTGTGCCATACAGTTAAAACCAAATTTTGGTTTAGAAGaattaaaaaccattatttCAAAAGAAGTCTATCCTAATATTCATTCCTTACTTAAAGTAGCCCTGATACTACCTATCAGTTCTGCATCGTGTGAACGATCTTTTTCAGCCATGCGTCGTATCAAAAACTGGACTAGAACATCTATGACACAAGATCGTTTTGGTTATCTTTCTGTATTGCACATCGAgagagatattgttaataatcTAGACCTCAATATTATACTAGACGAATACTCAAAGAAAGACCGTCGTATAGATTTAATagtatag